ATTGTAATTTTCATTGGAGGCTTGTATTCACCCTTGGAATTAATctttttaatttagtttaatgAATTTTAGTCATAACCCAAACATTTGCAATTAATTTTGGTTGGTTAAACTCAATTACTAGCTCTATACTATGTGGACAATCAATCCATATTATCTAATTGGATCGCTCTAAGTCTATgtttttcgaattttgaaattgCAGTCTTGACTCAAATGACCGTCATTAATTCATTAACTAGATTTTTGATTACTATTATGTGGAAATAATAAGCTGGCATGATATAacatatatgataatatgtttgacgATCATATTTAGAAAATAGTATAACTTAACTTAAAGAATTAACAATAATCATTTGgtgatgattaaaattttaaaattaaaattgatcaaattaaagcaCAGAGATTAAATCTACAACTTTCataaagtacagggactaataacaaaatttaaccaaCAATCAAATAATTAATATTGCAACAATTTGAAAGACATGATTTAAGCGTCTAAGGATTATAATGATctaacttaaaattaataaaaaggctTGATTTCTCTAATTCTTCATCTCAAATaaattgctcttttttttttaatttagatttGGATCAAATCGAATCTAATTGCCTCGATAATTTCGACTTTAAAAAGTTTGAACATACTCATATTAAATGTATACAAGGCAAAGTTGCaaaatcaaaatacaattttCTCTTTATTGGTAACTGAGGATTAACAGAAACCcagaaataattataaatttaatcatAGAGTTTACTTATGTAGTATTAAAAATTTGCATTTACTGTGTTGTTtccattaaattaaattattaaatgattatgttttctttttcttgaaaATGAGCAATATACCAATAGAGGAAAGTGAGATTATTATATAATCAAAAGTGTAATCTTTAATAGATCGATTACATAATCTTAATAAAGTAGATTTTGTTGACTACAAATCCATGCATGTGATGTGAGAGAATATTAATTAAAGAGAAATGGTAcgaaaaatattcaaatttattttataGTAAATATAATTCGATTtcaatgaattataaaattttaatttaaaaatagagaTCAAAGCGATAATTTAATCGTTGAAAATATGTACAAATTTCAATGAATGAAGTCGTAATAaaagtaattatttttaattaaaatgagaATCACTATCAAAgctgaaaagaagagaaaattccTTTAATTTACGCCCAACAATGTTGAATTTTCTTTTGTACTTAAACTTGAAGATGATTTTGAAGATAAGGATGAGTGTAACTCTTTGAAATTAATAATGAAGAGAAGGACTTAGTTTGTTGATGGATTCTTAAAAGTATAGTTAGTTGGATAGTACCTaaattaatttcaaattaaatatttaagtttgaatttaatgttcaatttaatatttaagtttttttattaattaagtgGATATTTAAATTCTTTCTGTTTCAATCAagtacctatatatatatatagaccaCACCGTCTTAAAAATTTATGACCTCCACATGATATCGTTTGGTCTAGATACTAAAACTAAACTCAGatatcaaataatatattaatcttATTATTTAGTCTAATCATTCAGCATGAAAGATAAGCTTAAGACACTCATCATTGTCAAGATTAATTGCAAGAAAGCAACCTTCTCATCATAGTGAATAAAGGTTATCTTCTTTACAAAAatggaaaataataattaataatgatggaaactcaatttcttttgtGAACTTAGTGACCTGAAAACAAGAAAAATAGCAATACCAATGAACTTTTTTCAGATTCTTTTGTAAGTTTAGCAAATAAATCAATCTCAAATATGTTTCAAGGCAAGGTTGATTCAAAGACAAGGCAAAagtcaaaataaaatataaaaattctaagaaattgcATGACACATGATTGTACAGAAAAAAACTGAGTTGCAAAGTGTATTTTTAGTCTCACCTATATGAACAAATTACGCCAAAAGTCGGGGGGGATTCTCCGTTccgaaaaaaaaaacaatcataGATCGCGCCGTTTTCAATATGAAGACAACCCTCAGATATACCAGAGCCGACCTGATTCCTAGAGataccttttcttttccctttttggtTATCTTGGTGAATTGGAGGATACAACCCTGACTTGAATCGAAGGACGGCCAGGAAGTTTTGTTAGTTCTGGATTTGAACTTCCCTGTAAAAGAGCTGCTCTTTGGGGGTTTAAAAGCAAAAGCTGCTGCATGTCGTTTGGAAGTACGTTGAACACTGCCTGTAGATCACCCTTCAATTTCTGACACATTGCTGCAGAGTCCGATATTGCCCTTCCAGATTGCTGCAGCTGAAGATTACATTTAGCGGATCATTACACTGAGTTTgtatgaatttaaccatcaaagcatgaaattttgtaatGTAAGCAAGTCATACAGAACATACTAAAAGAGAAAAGTACACTCTGATTTTCTCACAAGTTTGTTCCATAACCAGTAGTGATCAAACAAAATTATTATGCTGACTGCAGAGAAACAAGACACGCAATTATAGCAACGATCCATTTTCTCTGTTACCACTTTCACTAGAAATCTCGGTTTTCTGCAGTTATTCTTAACACGTACTTATAAAACATTAGGAAAAAAAGAACGGGAAAAAAAGAATACTCGTACAAGACAGAATCAAAGAAATTTAGTGCTTTCACAAAGGCAAATCATCTCTCTCACGCAGGCAGTTATTTTCAGCTTCTGCATGTGACATGCATGCGTGCTAGATGCACATTAACTGAGATGGAAGACATGAAGATAACTAGAATGTGTCCAGCGTTACAAGATAGATGACACAACATATAAATGGTTGACAATATCTAGGCAAATCATAACTTCCCCCAAATACATGATAAATCATTAAAACGGTTTTCTTAATACAAGAATGGGTGCTCGAAAGAAATTCATTTGCAGACATTGGAATGAAGCAAGACGGGTATTAAGCATATTAAAATATAGTAAGTAGTCAAAAGGACAAATGATGCCATTTTAGAGCTGGATAGGAAGAAAACGAGGGATTCAAAGGCATGTTTATCTAAATGATTTATTATAAGAATAATATCGCCGGTAAGTGGCACATCGACATATTTAAGACAAGAGAAAGGGAGAAATGAATCATTCAAGACCCAGGAAGTGCTACATTATAGCTGATCAGTGAGGAACAAATGACAGCAGACACAGTTATGAAGAGATAAAAGTGTGAAATGAATCATTCAGAAATCAAAACCCAAGGAGTACAGGAAAAAATCATCAAAAAGTTGAGCATAGGCTTCTTCAACCATAACATCAAGTCTAGCACCAAACTAAACCTAATTTATTTTAATCGTCTCAAACGAAAAATGTGAAACGCCAGCGAAATTAGACTGCTCTAGTAAAAACataggtaaaagtaccatggaggcccctatactaggagtcagattgcattttgccctcTTAActtaaaaaatgggtaaattagtccCTGCACTTTTAGATTAAAGTGCAAATTGATAATTTCTGTTAAAAATTCATCCattctactgttaaaaactgaTGTAGCTGACAGAATAACTAGACAATTACATGTTCCGTGTCACGTGTATCTCATGTTGTCATACAATGAccagtttttaacagtaaaaacaaatgtaatttttaatagaaaaaccagtttgctctttgatctaacgtacaaagactaatttgcccattttttagtAGAGAGAGCAAAATGTAATTTGACTACTAGTATAAGGTCTCTATGGTGCTTTTACCTAAAAACATCTAAAAATATGTCATTCACATTTGTCTTGTCAGGCCTGGTTAGGCTAAACCAATACGTTCATGAACAATTTCGAGCCTAGTTTACATGGGACAGCTATCTGTACTCCACCTTTCATAAATTATGTAGTAGAATGCCATCTAATAACTCGCTCCAATTTCTGCATCAAGGCATTGACATGTTCTccactttctttcttttctgttaTTTTTATCTCTCGTCTGTTTAATTATTTCTAGTATTGGATCTAGAATATCTCTTTCAGTGTTCTTAATTTACATATATCCATAATATTTCACTCTTTTTAATTGTAACCCCCACCCCCCCGAGCTGTGCAGGGGGCAAATATGTTCAAAGTAAAACGCAGCAaagattaaggaaagaaacaagTGAAAAGGGGAACGAGGTCCACATGTCAAAATGTATATCATTCAGAAACACCTATATCATCCTAAAAAAGGCAAAATTACCTGCATTTCCCCGAGAAGATGCCTCTCGATAGCATTAAAGCAGTCAACAGTTTCCAATTCGAGCATTTTAGTTATAAGGAGATGTATATCAGTCTTCATTCTTGCCTGCCTCCACAATCTATGTTGTTCATTTTCCGCAATAGAAAGCCGTCTTTGAAACCATGGCAAAAAGTTGGGTCCTTTAAGAAAACGCCTGAATGCAAAGACAAATGTGTTCTAGCTCAAATGAACAATTAATAGACTGCAATAGCCAAAGATTGCATGCACAAGCAATACAAATACAAAAGAAACCAACTAATAAAGCTGAGAAATCGAAGAAAACATTCACATTACCTATACAGGTCCAGCCAGTTAGATCTCATTCGCTTCGAGAGAAACTTTCCCACCCCTCTTGCTGATAAGCTCATTAGAAAATCATCAGCATTAAATGGAGGTAATGGAGGGGGGTCAGCGTATGGTGACGAACCTTCAGAAGGAGTAGTAGCCCTAAAATATGGTCCAAAAGGTGCCAAAAAGTTGGTCGTGAGCTCCAAGAAGTGTCGCCGTAATATCTCATTATTAACAACAGACATAGATTCCTCGACCCTTGGTGACATTCCAGCATCAATAAGCCTATTCAAGATAGAAGTGTCGGGCTTTGTAGTTGCAACATAAGTGCTCCAAATTGCCTCCTTATGCTCTGTCATGAGACAGAGAGGGCCATCTCTCCTCAGCTTCACGGCATTAAACAAACTTGAAGGAGAAAACTTCTTTAAGGAAAGCTGTTGAAGACCAAATCCTTCCTGTTTAGCAGGAATTCTTCCAGTGGACCTACTTGCAATGGTAACCCTACTTGAACTCGGTGCAGGGCTTCCAACCGACACAATGTGTGGGATATAACGAAGAGCTTTAAGGAAAAAGAGATTTGTGACACCCAAAACCATAGGTGGATATTTGTCCCCTTCTTGAAGTGCATTCAATTGAGCAAAGTCAGGATCATGGATGGTAAAATATGGTCTAAAGTCAACACTACAAAGTAAAGGTGCAACTAAGCTGACGAGACTTGCTACAGCCTCGCAGCATTGTGGAGGAGTTGGTGCTATGATAAGAATTGGCTCGCCGATAAGTAACAACTCCCACAATAACCAAAGTTGCAGTAAAAGTCCTCTGAATGTTCCGAAAATATCTGAATCGTGAAATAGACCTTGTGGCACCGATGGATTACTGGGAAGAAAAGGAGCCATAGAAGAAGCAGATTCTTCATAAGATATTCCACTTTCCAAAGGCAAGCTGTGAGCCGGTGGCAAGTTGACTTTGAGCATTGCATTCCCAATCGGGAGCTCCATTAATTTACCAGGTACTGGACTAGGCCACAACGAAACATAACCAGCAATATGTTCAATAGCTTTTCTTCCTATATCAAAGTACAGAGGACCCATGATTTGTAACAAAGGTCTAAACACGCTAGAGTAAGGTCCATGAGACAAAATTACTACGGATTTTTGTTCCCCACCTCGTTTTAGCCTCTCGTCGTGCCTTTGCCTATTGAATACATAACCATACAAGTATTTCGAACTTTTACTAATATCTGTACTTCTTGATCTCCGAATTGATTTCACCTCTTCCGGTGTTGAACTTGTTTCTTTATCAACGATTTCACTTAT
This is a stretch of genomic DNA from Gossypium arboreum isolate Shixiya-1 chromosome 11, ASM2569848v2, whole genome shotgun sequence. It encodes these proteins:
- the LOC108457323 gene encoding uncharacterized protein LOC108457323 — encoded protein: MSRSPSFSVKSELSVKADPDAMQRWVLAFCIIRFDLEQGQLIEECYPPGCLTQEEELEVAFSSFPDSVSQHQNRSSIHDCIFFFRFQRHKHSKQGNGTSSEISEIVDKETSSTPEEVKSIRRSRSTDISKSSKYLYGYVFNRQRHDERLKRGGEQKSVVILSHGPYSSVFRPLLQIMGPLYFDIGRKAIEHIAGYVSLWPSPVPGKLMELPIGNAMLKVNLPPAHSLPLESGISYEESASSMAPFLPSNPSVPQGLFHDSDIFGTFRGLLLQLWLLWELLLIGEPILIIAPTPPQCCEAVASLVSLVAPLLCSVDFRPYFTIHDPDFAQLNALQEGDKYPPMVLGVTNLFFLKALRYIPHIVSVGSPAPSSSRVTIASRSTGRIPAKQEGFGLQQLSLKKFSPSSLFNAVKLRRDGPLCLMTEHKEAIWSTYVATTKPDTSILNRLIDAGMSPRVEESMSVVNNEILRRHFLELTTNFLAPFGPYFRATTPSEGSSPYADPPPLPPFNADDFLMSLSARGVGKFLSKRMRSNWLDLYRRFLKGPNFLPWFQRRLSIAENEQHRLWRQARMKTDIHLLITKMLELETVDCFNAIERHLLGEMQLQQSGRAISDSAAMCQKLKGDLQAVFNVLPNDMQQLLLLNPQRAALLQGSSNPELTKLPGRPSIQVRVVSSNSPR